Proteins from a single region of Rhipicephalus sanguineus isolate Rsan-2018 chromosome 5, BIME_Rsan_1.4, whole genome shotgun sequence:
- the LOC119394900 gene encoding LOW QUALITY PROTEIN: uncharacterized protein LOC119394900 (The sequence of the model RefSeq protein was modified relative to this genomic sequence to represent the inferred CDS: substituted 2 bases at 2 genomic stop codons), with protein MKRKASCNEKKKTNISRTLARTRKRLYNAQVQIDQMKQQNQAKSEEEFWSRIKCLPKKQQLAVRNCFAAARRKSTKGMTYEDEWIVECLLMRMRSPRLYEHLRREGIMVLPGRTCLQRYLRRFKGGFGMNPKIFAALSEKTKDMDTFSCRGGLVLDEIKLSEHLNVKSSGDIEGFVDLGDHTTDQKGVLADHGMVVMFQPFTGKLASYKEKIYRQISNXNGTYXRLSPPPPAFFLFFILGSWTQILGVFASRGNVKAATLAKIIVESVVLSEQAGLYVDSGLQAM; from the exons ATGAAAAGAAAGGCTTCAtgcaacgagaaaaaaaaaacgaacatttCGCGCACTTTGGCCAGAACCAGAAAACGTCTGTACAATGCACAGGTGCAAATTGATCAAATGAAACAGCAAAACCAAGCAAAAAGCGAAGAGGAATTCTGGTCAAGAATAAAGTGTCTTCCCAAAAAGCAACAGCTTGCTGTGAGGAACTGCTTTGCGGCTGCAAGAAGAAAATCAACGAAAGGAATGACATACGAAGATGAGTGGATTGTTGAATGCCTGTTAATGAGGATGCGAAGCCCCAGGCTTTATGAGCATCTTCGACGAGAAGGCATAATGGTTCTACCAGGACGCACTTGCCTACAAAGATACTTACGCCGGTTTAAAGGCGGCTTTGGCATGAACCCCAAAATTTTTGCAGCAttaagtgaaaaaacaaaagacatGGATACATTCAGCTGCCGTGGAGGGCTCGTCCTTGACGAGATCAAGTTATCAGAACACCTCAACGTGAAGTCGTCTG GCGACATTGAAGGCTTCGTTGACCTTGGCGACCACACCACAGACCAAAAAGGCGTGCTGGCTGACCACGGAATGGTCGTTATGTTTCAGCCGTTCACAGGTAAGTTAGCTTCTTATAAGGAGAAAATATACCGTCAAATCTCAAATTAAAATGGAACATATTAGCgactctcaccccccccccccgccttttttcttttttttatactaGGCAGCTGGACTCAGATATTGGGTGTATTTGCATCCAGGGGAAACGTCAAGGCGGCTACATTAGCCAAAATCATTGTGGAAAGCGTAGTGCTTTCTGAGCAAGCCGGTCTGTACGTTGACTCC GGTCTGCAGGCCATGTGA